One genomic window of Caballeronia sp. SBC1 includes the following:
- a CDS encoding alpha/beta fold hydrolase, with protein MTGHTHETAPTQFVDANGVRFAYRRFGTTGGVPLVLNIHFTGTMDHWDPAVTNGLAQGREVILFNNAGISSTSGEVPQSIEEMAANAAAFIKALGLTQVDVLGFSMGGLIAQELALADPKLVRRLILVGTGPRSGEGMVSLTPEAQDIFSATYEEPDHLWLRVHFSPSDASQAAGRKFLQRFRLRTEGRDPDVNDKVAPAQLAALAKWGAPRENPFDYLMALAQPTLVINGDNDVIIYSINSWILQQNIPNAQLIIYPDANHGSLYQYPERFVTHVAQFLSENDEHA; from the coding sequence ATGACCGGCCATACGCACGAAACCGCCCCAACACAATTCGTTGATGCGAACGGCGTCCGCTTCGCTTATCGGCGCTTCGGCACGACGGGCGGCGTGCCGCTCGTGTTAAACATCCACTTCACCGGCACGATGGACCATTGGGACCCGGCCGTCACCAACGGCCTTGCTCAAGGCCGCGAAGTGATCCTGTTCAACAACGCCGGGATCTCCAGCACGTCAGGCGAGGTACCGCAGTCGATTGAAGAAATGGCTGCCAACGCTGCCGCCTTTATCAAGGCACTCGGACTCACGCAAGTCGACGTGCTCGGTTTTTCGATGGGCGGTCTGATTGCACAGGAACTGGCGTTGGCCGACCCGAAGCTCGTCCGCCGCCTGATCCTGGTTGGCACGGGCCCCCGCAGCGGCGAAGGCATGGTGTCGCTCACGCCGGAAGCACAGGATATTTTCAGCGCGACTTATGAGGAGCCGGATCACTTGTGGCTGCGTGTGCACTTCTCCCCCTCGGATGCGAGCCAGGCAGCCGGCCGCAAGTTCCTGCAGCGGTTCCGCCTGCGCACCGAAGGCCGGGACCCCGATGTCAACGACAAGGTCGCACCGGCGCAACTCGCCGCACTCGCCAAATGGGGCGCGCCCCGCGAGAACCCTTTCGATTACCTGATGGCGCTCGCTCAGCCCACGCTCGTAATTAACGGGGATAACGACGTAATCATCTACTCGATCAACTCGTGGATCCTGCAGCAGAACATCCCGAACGCGCAGCTGATCATTTACCCGGATGCCAACCACGGTTCGCTGTACCAGTATCCCGAGCGCTTCGTCACGCATGTCGCGCAGTTCCTGTCCGAGAACGACGAACACGCCTGA